The following coding sequences are from one Plasmodium coatneyi strain Hackeri chromosome 11, complete sequence window:
- a CDS encoding Cullin-like protein, which yields MDPSAYKNFPVFYLKRKEPVNVENEKLMPNLNTLEEYINVCFSNLPYQELFVDNKKKFQIEGLCDFFVFYNCDSVICALIEKHCKNKTLCFLSDLCEKIDNQYFQNGDHFLKHFVKTWNNFSSVVVHLDELFKSFRTYNKIACSNFECPSYIFNQLWKKCINRCVRVKRILIRSACDYLKCDKVFCETKFYQYICMNMHDDALEGRENECGGVSLPRGAVSVVGTASLSGDNYTVQNRWSVNSNKANGNMKKYSVSFRIDEGDNGKDCDSGGEEVKMGEPGKGRDISDNTYVSPSPLDNTHMGIENEQNDNIHGNNPGNLFGASQEGTKEQQIDDKLLCAGLRIIEMLGLYDEFEQTYKNDTQEYYVEKVKEHMSKDGIDPEEKEDTNSKKPNAKRDLPEEIENYLCHEQMRCRKFLKEETEIAILKMLKEELIVRNKDILFKNVYIKHYIENEKYDSLRMLYLFSLHMNDTENFCDIFFKAVEEIGLEIIDEVLKKRDNLNTLYDALIRLVNYKLNIDRVIIISFRYSSFFTNKWKEVFEHFLNKGNHAENYMPVILSIYLNNLLMMYNTGLKKLKKYYIINKQLRKGRSKKNNFLFEKNWYSFCNESVIEGVEQESSISTDSDTMMVIKKYLKNKKRKRKFHHGVSHSHTGEESNHYDIHAAETNYSSDSCDEEMIHVHTEKMEKLFKKYHDVGKYIINTVTIILSLFKYLSDKEKFEKYYRTFMCKRLINDKSFNIVLDVKVFKTLKKECGPQFTKKIETILKDMKYSCKGMQDFYREISHDGIKLLKKKKYAVNVIYNDVWEHNKLEGDIIYPEAIRLCNDYFCKYYALANKAKNIKFLPLYGLCTLKVDLGKIKGKKYSTSSGSSWENADHREVAKHLACTERGTRGARRSSRNGPHKSEHNVHEEENCKNQKRFLFTVTILQATVLMLFNEKPQYSITELTDLTGFSRDHLIEYLQAIYTGYETNILMYDEASEIFQLNVNFQTDNKYLVVSYSDQTYKDNTAIPALTQDDKELEDRSLHMDASIVKFLKTCGKASERDICAHTRQKVNNCTNEQIKSRLASLISREFIFLQNNTYYFEL from the exons atggacccAAGTGcttataaaaatttccccGTTTTCTACTTGAAGCGGAAAG AACCAGTAAACGTGGAGAACGAGAAATTGATGCCCAACCTAAACACACTAGAAGAGTACATTAATGTCTGTTTCAGCAATCTACCTTACCAAGAACTATTTGTagataataaaaagaagttcCAAATCGAAGGCTTATGtgatttttttgttttttacaaCTGCGATAGTGTTATATGCGCATTGATAGAGAAacattgtaaaaataaaacgttaTGTTTTCTTAGTGATTTGTGTGAAAAAATAGACAATCAATACTTCCAAAATGGggatcattttttaaaacattttgtaaaaacatGGAATAATTTTTCGTCCGTTGTAGTTCATTTAGACGAACTGTTCAAGTCCTTCAGGACGTATAATAAAATTGCCTGCTCCAATTTTGAGTGCCCATCATACATATTTAATCAGTTATGGAAGAAGTGCATAAATAGGTGTGTACGTGTGAAGAGGATCCTCATTCGCAGCGCTTGtgattatttaaaatgtgacAAGGTGTTTTGTGAAACGAAGTTTTATCAGtacatttgtatgaacaTGCACGATGATGCTTTGGAGGGCAGGGAAAATGAATGCGGTGGGGTCTCTCTTCCCCGTGGAGCGGTGAGCGTGGTTGGTACGGCTAGTCTCAGCGGAGATAATTACACCGTGCAGAACCGTTGGAGCGTAAATTCTAACAAGGCCAATGGAAACATGAAAAAGTACTCCGTTTCGTTCAGGATCGACGAGGGCGACAACGGAAAAGACTGTGACAGCGGTggggaggaagtaaaaatgggggagcctggaaagggaagggacaTCAGTGATAATACATATGTTAGCCCTTCCCCCCTGGATAATACGCATATGGGGATagaaaatgaacagaatgaCAATATTCATGGGAATAACCCTGGCAACCTTTTCGGTGCAAGTCAGGAGGGAACGAAAGAGCAACAAATAGATGACAAGCTGCTGTGTGCAGGTCTGAGGATAATAGAAATGCTGGGACTGTATGACGAATTTGAGCAAACATACAAAAACGATACGCAGGAATATTACGTGGAGAAGGTAAAGGAGCATATGTCGAAGGATGGAATTGACccagaggagaaggaagatacCAATTCGAAAAAGCCAAACGCGAAACGTGACCTCCCCGAGGAAATCGAAAATTACCTGTGCCACGAACAAATGAGATGTcggaaatttttaaaagaagaaacagaaatagctattttaaaaatgctaaaggaagaattaaTAGTAAGAAACAAAGacatactttttaaaaatgtgtacataaagCATTATATTGAGAATGAGAAGTATGACAGTCTGAGGATGCTCTACCTATTTTCCCTTCACATGAACGACACGGAAAATTTTtgtgatatatttttcaaagcAGTGGAGGAAATAGGCCTTGAAATAATAGACGAagtgctaaaaaaaagagacaatTTAAATACCCTCTACGATGCACTCATACGATTAGTAAATTATAAACTAAACATTGACAGAGTGATTATCATCTCCTTTCgatattcttctttctttacaaacaaatggaaagaagtTTTCGAGCATTTTCTGAACAAGGGAAATCATGCAGAGAATTACATGCCAGTAATACTCAGCATTTACCTGAACAATTTATTGATGATGTATAATACAGGCTTGAAAAAGCTGAAGAAATATTacataataaataaacagctgaggaagggaagaagcaagAAAAATAACTTCCTCTTTGAGAAGAACTGGTACAGTTTTTGCAACGAATCTGTTATCGAGGGGGTGGAACAGGAAAGCTCAATTTCGACGGACAGCGATACAATGATGGTGATTAAGAAGTATttaaagaataagaaaagaaaaagaaaattccaTCACGGGGTGTCACACTCACACACCGGTGAAGAAAGTAACCATTATGATATCCACGCCGCAGAAACCAACTACAGTAGCGACAGCTGTGATGAAGAAATGATACACGtccacacagaaaaaatggaaaagctaTTTAAAAAGTACCACGACGTAGGGAAGTACATTATAAACACAGTTACCATAATTCTAAGTCTTTTTAAATACCTAAgtgataaagaaaaatttgaaaaatattatcgAACATTTATGTGTAAACGATTAATAAATGACAAAAGTTTTAACATCGTTCTGGACGTGAAAGTTTTTAAAActcttaaaaaagaatgtggTCCTcaatttaccaaaaaaattgaaaccaTATTGAAGGATATGAAATATTCATGTAAAGGCATGCAGGATTTTTACAGAGAAATTTCACACGATGGTATAAAATTactcaaaaagaaaaagtacgcCGTTAAcgttatatataatgatgtGTGGGAACACAACAAATTAGAGGGTGATATTATTTACCCCGAAGCTATAAGGTTATGTAATgattatttttgcaaatattATGCACTTGCGAATAaggcaaaaaatattaagtTCCTTCCATTATATGGACTATGCACTTTGAAAGTCGatttggggaaaataaaagggaaaaaatattctactTCGAGTGGCTCCTCTTGGGAAAATGCAGACCATCGTGAAGTGGCAAAGCATTTGGCATGTACAGAAAGGGGCACCAGAGGTGCTAGAAGAAGTAGCAGGAACGGTCCCCACAAGAGCGAACACAATGTtcatgaagaggaaaattgcaaaaatcaGAAGAGGTTCCTTTTCACCGTAACCATCCTGCAAGCAACCGTTTTGATGCTATTCAATGAGAAGCCCCAATACAGCATAACCGAATTGACCGACCTGACAGGATTCTCCAGGGACCATTTAATAGAGTACTTACAAGCCATATACACTGGCTACGAAACGAACATTTTGATGTATGATGAAGCAAGTGAAATTTTTCAGTTAAATGTGAACTTCCAAACGGACAATAAATATTTAGTGGTTAGCTATTCAGACCAGACGTATAAGGACAACACAGCCATACCTGCGTTGACACAGGACGACAAGGAGTTGGAAGACAGAAGCCTACACATGGATGCATCCATTGtgaagtttttaaaaacatgtGGAAAAGCATCCGAGAGGGACATTTGTGCGCATACTCGCCAAAAAGTTAACAATTGCACGAATGAGCAAATTAAAAGCAGGCTGGCATCCCTCATTAGTAGGGAGTTTATATTCTTGCAAAATAATACTTACTATTTTGAGTTGTGA